The Channa argus isolate prfri chromosome 13, Channa argus male v1.0, whole genome shotgun sequence DNA window aagcgcataaaaacgtacactcttgatttctggctaaataaaagctgttgcaatgatatttccatgctgaactgagttgttctggctcaaatatgaaggcaaacccactttcccttcagtattttgctgcaattggcagaaatacgctcatttggcctgaaaatgcttttaagcgcataaaaacttacactcttgatctctggctaaataaaagctgttgcaatgatatttccttgctgaactgagttgttctggctcaaatatgaaggcaaacccactttcccttcagtattttgctgcaattggcagaaatacgctcatttggcctgaaaatgcttttaagcgcataaaaacttacactcttgatctctggctaaataaaagctgttgcaatgatatttccttgctgaactgagttgttctggctcaaatatgaaggcaaacccactttcctttttagtattttgcagaGCCacaattcaagagtgtaagtttttatgcgcttagaagcattttcagacagaatgagctgatatacttgtttctgacaattgcagcaaaatactgaaggaaaagtgcgtttgccttcatatttggcccagagccgcttggaaatatcattgcaacagcttttatttagccatagtTCATcacagtaaatatatatatatatatatatatatatatatatatatatattttttttttttttttcatttttttcctttaggctgttccctttcagtggTCGCCACAGCAGTCATATGCCTCCAtttaaccctgtcctctgcatccttttctctcacaccaactaactttatcCCCCTTCTCACTACATCCATTCATCAAAGCAAATACTCCATCTCTTGTATTTTTtctattgctgctcacaaatgttcacctctgcccttagccgagcttccactactctttcctacaacttcattgtttggctcatcagctttattcctcagTATTTGCCACAGCTCTgaacatctcccttgttcttaaaaataggcaccagtacacttctcctccagtcctcagcatcctctcactctccaagatcttgttaaacaaactagtcagaaactctactgccacctctcctagacacttccatacctccacaggtttgtcatcaggaccaactgcctttccactcttcatcctcttcatcatcctcctctcttcactcttactaatctttgctatttcctgctccacaccagtcacctcttctactcttcgttccctttcattttcctcattcatcaactcttcaaagttctccttccatcttcccatcacactcctggcacctgtcaatacatttccatccttatttttaatcacactaacctgctgcacatccttctcatctctatctctttgtctggccaacctgtacaaatccacctctccctctttagtgtccaacctaacatacaagtactcatatgctctttgtttggcctttgccacctctaccttcaccttacgctgcatctctctgtactcctgtctactctcttcagtcctctcagtgtcccacttcttcttagctaacctcttccTCTGTATACACTCCAGAACTTCCTCCTTGtccattttcctctttccagatgacacaccaagtcacctgtctccctgatcacattagctgtagtggtccagtcacatgagtgcttctacctccgctgttatatgtcaccctatgttcctgcctcttctggaagaaagtgttcactacagccatttccatcctctttcaggataactcctactttCTCTacaatttctcttcctatctgacccatggtaaaacaacttgaaccctgctcctaagcttttagccttgctacctttccacctggtctcctggacacacagtataacCACCTtcattctctgcatcatgtcaatcaactctctagccttccctgtcatagtaccaacatccaaagtccctactgtcagtccgatattcttagctttcctcttctctctctgtctatcaacactcctctccttcttcaaccaacagtagtccagtttccaccggtaccctgtaggtcaacagcactggtggcgtcgttgttaacccaggcccgGACTCATCCGGTAGagtcattttcggtgtgaaagtcatgattggcatttttaatttggcatgtgttttacgtcggatggccttcctgacacaaccctctgcatttatccagacttgggactcgCACAAGAAGATACTGGCTCGTGCCCCTTGCGGTTacattccatgctgaactgatttgatCTGTGCCAAATATgaagacatttacagttttccttgagtttttttttttatcctagaCAATGGACAAGAATATAAACAgaattttattaaacaaatgacTGTAATGAAATCAATCCCATGTGTCATAACATGCATTTTATGTCTATTGCAATGCTCATTGCACCAACCTGATTCTAGGTTGACTGATTTCTCTTGTGCAGAAACtatatgtgtttatgtctgGATTTTATGTACATACAATGTGgttgaagaaggaaaaagaaatgtacgATTAAGCACCAATAGAACTCAACAATACAAAGTGGGCTTGCCACCACATGGTTTTTCAGACTGCAATTGCAGGCAGACTTTCCATAATAGTTTGCCACCATAATCTGTGTGCTTAAAGAAATACATAGAGAAAAGAACCGTGATAGGTCTATTGAAGTGCATGGGGCTCTAGCTCAAATTGATTTTCAAAGGACTTTTAGTCACACTGACTGAGCTTTTTGGTAAGGCAGGCCTTTGTGATGCTCTCCAGTCTTTAAACCTTGATTTAGGTGCAGTGGCTCAGTGGCTGACATTCTCCCTGCAAAAACtagggtaaaaaaagaaaatatattccAAAACAGTTAACCTTTCACACAAATTCCAAATGCTCATGTCATTTTCCCTCAACTACAATCTGCTATGCCAACCCTGtgagaaatttaaaaatctaggtaacacttTTTCACTGTGTTCACACTTCTAGCTGGCCCAGCAGTTCTGTTCTGCTCCATGTTTTCTCAATTTTGCTAATAACCAATcccttgtaagttgccttttgcATCTTGCCCTACAGTTTTTGCAGTAACACACCCAAACAAATGTCTGGCACcaccagcaaaaaaaaactgcagtgcCCCAAATAGCAAATGgtcttatatagcacttttctacacattaatgggggagctgctatgcagctggccaacactcactgggagacCTAACAACTAatttgggtttcagtgtctttcaCTAGGACACATGattggaggagccagggatcgaaccaacaaccgtgggattggtggacgatcCCTCTACCTGCTGCACCACAGCCACCAACAATTTTTTCTCATACAAACAAACTTTACGCTCTTGTTAAAATTGACTTTGAGTACCCTATGAAAATCCTAAATGGTAAAAGAAGGAAATACAATAGGAACTGACAAGGATCATTGGGATTGACAAGGATTGTTGCACAGACGCAAGCGACCCACCTGTTATGTAAAGCTTATCTTAATTGATCATGTGGttggaagtttttatttttgtttttatcattgtgGAACCTCttctgcttcaagctgtgaCCAGTGTGCATCGGCTGTATGGAGCTGGAGACGGCTCATTTGTTCATAATTGGGAACAGCTGATCGGACTACAGCAGACCAGCACTGTggattttaatttcattgtgaCTTTAAACATTCCAACAAAAtaaggagaaaaacagcagaggtGAGGAGATTCAAGCCGCATCACCCATCTCTGATTATGGGCAATGTGAGgtctctggagaacaaggtggaTGAGTTAATTGCACTGGATAGGAAGAAAATTATCTTTTGAGAGTGTAATTTAATTCAGAGGAGAGGGGAAAGCTGAAAGAGGAAATAAGGGGACCTGGTCATGTAAATCCACAACAGGTGGTGTCATACTGGTCATTTTACTGTGAAAGAAACTGTTGGCGGTGGGCCTCTGTCCGTAATATATGGCCACAGAGTTCTCACATGCCTCTGGACAATGCATGTGACGCTCGGTCCCCGAGGGACAGTTATATCTCCCTTTCACCCTGGatacctctgacttcaggtacaactcagagccctgccaccttcagaagttttATGATGACTCTGCGGTTGTTAGATGTATGCAGGTTGGTGATGTCAAGGAGAATCAATCAGTGGTGTTCAGTGCTGGACAGTTTTGTTATGCACAACAATGTCCAGcttaacatcagtaaaacaaaggaactggtggtaTATACTTCAGGAAGGGATTCCTGTCAATCATCTTTCCATAGAGGGAGAGGCGGTGGAAGTAGTTTCGGAGTAAAAATATTGTATGGTGTCCACCTGTACAATAAACTGGACTAGTCAGTTATTGCAGcatcaatatacaggaaaacCGCAGGCTTTATTTTCTATGACTAAtgagtctgtggtagccagctccatcttctatgctgtggtttgctagggcagcaatatgaaggtggcagacaaaCATAGAACAAATAATCAATTTTCAAAACGAGgtgtataatttaaaatcattttaaagtggAGATTAGGTGCTTTCCGAAGAAAAGCATAAACATACATTCCTTGTACAGGTAGTCTGCCTGGTTGCTACAAAATTCTAAtgtgattaaaaagaaaagaacaatacTCAAGTGTACATATTACAAAAGCATGATCTTTCTTTATATTGATAATCATTTATTTCCACCTTAAATGTGTTCAGTTCTCCTAATGCTGAAAGACCAACTACCCTCTCACTCTAACATTTAAGTTACTGTTTTCTGCCAAGAAGAGGTAACAGCACAAACTAAAGCtagaaatgcaaacacaagtTAATATAATAAAGCCATATTAAAAGCCAGCAGTGCACAGTTACCACAGAGACAACACTAGCTGTTGCAGCTTTCAGCAGTTTATCTTTGCTGGCCAGCTGTGAATGCTTGATGGCTTTGGTGGCCTCTGTGCTGTAGTCCAGCTTGTATAAGTAGCCCCAGTTATCAGACTCTGTTATCAGATTGTGTTTGAAATGCTCAATTAGGAGCAGGACATTGACCCATAGTGTCCCTGTCTTCAAACTCTAGGTGAGGAAACTGTATAGTGGAGAGACTGGTTGAGCTAGAAGTAGGTAGGATCCACGCTTTTCTCAGCCTGACTGTTCCTAGGGGCAGAGACCCAAAAAGGAAGCACAAGCTGTATTCTTTAAGAgcacaaaaaggtaaaatgacacattttaaatcccCTGGCAGGTTGATGCAGAAAATGGAGAGGTGTGTTTGTCCTATTTAGATATGCTGTCAgacctgttttaaaaaattagtGTATCTCAAAAAAAACAGGCGAGGAGAAATCTATAAACACAAGCCATCCAACAATAGTGAAATTGACAGCAACAGCAGTAATGACTTACAAGGGAAACAGCAATGCCTCCTGTAAATTTCTGCTTACATCAAAGACTTATAGGAGGTATTTCATTACCCTCGTAAGTCATTACTTACAAGCTGTTGCCGTCACATTTTTACTATTGTTGGATGTCCTATTTATAGATTTCTCTTTGTCACTCTTTGCCACTCCTCCCTCTATGACCCTTTGATTTTGTGGGATTGGTCAAGAGCTTTTTTTGTGCCACACTTCTCCAACAATAAAGATCAAGCATCAAGGCCAGTATTTGTTCTCCGTCTGAAAGCAGTGACTGTAGTGGTGTGTCAAAGGCAGGAACAGACTAAAAGCAATGGATGACGTATATAAAGCAGCGGTGAGTACAATCAACGGCAAGTATAAAATGAAGTGTTTTTTCTCTATTTGATGAAACATGTCTTCGATGGAACTTCAGAAAATCCTGGAACAAATCCATGATGTGCTTCAACACACAGTGTCATATGCATGAAATGGGCAGTCTTTAGTGGCATGTTTTTGATCAAATTTACCACAGTAacttaatgtgtatttttctattGTCAAGTTCAGTTATCATTGAATAGAAGCACTATAGCAAAAACCTAACCTTCAAAACAAACATTCCAGCCAACAAATAGGGTTCATAGTGTAACTTTCTGTAAAGATCAATTATATAATGTCTTTTACAAAAGTATAAGTAGTATGTTTGTCCACACAAAAAACAAGATTCCTTGTGTTTCTTCAAATTGTGTACATGTAGGTTTGACAAGCCCACAGAGAACATAGCGTGACCAGTTGCTGTGACTAAAGGATCCTTCTGTGgattacagcaaaacaaaaaatatagttttggggttgggggggttgggggggtgaGAGACAGGACAGCTGAGGgctaataaaacaaatgggCTACAATGGCATTTGCCCACCCAACCAAAAATAGTAAGTGTGACATTGCAGCCCTGCTACACTAAGGGCAGCACATACTGGAGAGGATGTGTAATGTTGCTGAGTttaactgtgtttaaaaaagtcttgatttaattttgattttctttcctttcaggTTGAGAACTTaacagaggaacagaaaaaTGGTGAGTAAACTACTACTAAGCAGACAATTCACTATTGTATATTGTTACTATCTTCTCTATATgactcaattaaaaaaatatcatgCAGCATTAAACAAGGAACACTACAATGGCTTTCAAGGAGATGTAATTTCTACATACTTCAATTAATAATTACTAGTTTCAAGGATGtctctgaaaaagaaatttgtAGCTTAATATTGATTAAAGTGAAATACATAAAATAGATTATTAAAATAGACATTAAATGTACCAATCATTTACTTTTAagaaattgtaaaagtaaagtttCCAAAGATTAAGGAATAGTTTTAATGCtgttcattcttcttcttttgcaaTCATTCTTATGTCCATTAATCTGTTATGAAATCACAAAGAATTGTAAACTAGTTAGGACTTGACTGCCCTTAGTTTTTCAATTGTTTGGTGTGGATTTTAGTCAGTAATCCTTGGTGGTATATGTTGGATGGTTTTGTAGTCATATATTAAACACTTATCTCCTTGTCAAACTTTTAACAGTTGCTGTGTCTCTTCTAGAGTTCAAggctgcatttgacatttttatccaGGATGCAGCAGATGGCTGCATCAGCACCAAAGAGTTGGGGAAGGTGATGAGAATGCTGGGACAGAATCCCACCCCCGAAGAGTTACAGGAGATGATTGATGAGGTGGATGAGGATGGTATGTCTGCATTACTAAGGCAGTGACTTCATTGTCTGTCATTGGGTGtactaaaattgttttattcctaaagcagattttattttagaggGAACTGGATTTGAGAAGTTAAATAACTTAACTAAGAGGAtacttattttttataatttcactGTACATGTTCACAGGCAGTGGCACAGTAGACTTTGATGAGTTTTTGGTAATGATGGTTCGCTGCATGAAGGAGGAAAGCAAAGGAAAATCAGAAGAGGAGTTGGCTGAACTTTTCCGCATGTTTGACAAGTAGGCTTTCAAACTGATATTTCTGTTGAATAAATATACAATCCCTCACCAAACTTAAATGGcacaaatttacaaaaacaactcAGCATAGTGTagtgcaaaaaataataatttgttaagATGTTCCAGACTATAATACTGATTCCTTTATCCTGTGTTGAGGAATGGAGATGGCTATATAGACTTAGAAGAACTGAAGACCATGCTTGGGTCCACTGGAGAGCCCATCACTGAAGATGACATAGAGGAACTGATGAAGGATGGAGACAAAAACAACGATGGCAAAATTGATTATGATGGTATGAAAATCCAACCATTATTAGTACACAACAGTTGTAAGTCCTACAGCATTCATATTCCAAGATTAAACAATTAAAGTTTGCAAGAAAAATTTGTGATGGGCGATAccaacatttttgcttttgataaAATACTATAAACCTAAGTTTATAGTACTTTTTCATCGATACCGATACAATTCCAGTACGATACTGGTGGTCGGGAAAACGAACGAGAATAGGGAAATCAGGGACTGGAGACAGACTGAGGTGGAACTGAGTGGTGGGAAGCCTCAGCTGGCGGGGAGGAGAACTGGGGGGACACATACAGACGTTAAGAAAGAAATGACACATCTAACAAAAGCAGTGAAAAACCTAACTTCTGACAGGTTCTAGTTAGGGTAGTACGTGTACATAAATGGCATTACGTTTTtttctgacttccctatattaaaatatcgcTCTATTTTTAGTTGAAAAGTGCCTCCAGATGATGACTTTAAAGgaatcttcagttcagattatgttgtcttgatcacactatggagtttgtaatcatagtcAGCCTGCCACAGCTCCCCAAGCTGGCATAACCTGAACACCTACAATGCTTTAAAGAAGTATTCATACCCCGTagaattttttacattttgtcacattacaaggacaaagtaaatgtattttattaggattttatgtgatagactaAGACAAAGTGACACATAATTGtgaaattaaaggaaaatgataaatggttttcaaaatttatttcaaataaatatatgaagAGTGTGGCATGGATTTGTGTACATGTAGGCTTGACAAGCCCCCTTTACTCTAATACCCTTAACTACAATCCAGTGAAACCAATTGCTT harbors:
- the LOC137140040 gene encoding troponin C, slow skeletal and cardiac muscles-like — its product is MDDVYKAAVENLTEEQKNEFKAAFDIFIQDAADGCISTKELGKVMRMLGQNPTPEELQEMIDEVDEDGSGTVDFDEFLVMMVRCMKEESKGKSEEELAELFRMFDKNGDGYIDLEELKTMLGSTGEPITEDDIEELMKDGDKNNDGKIDYDEFLEFMKGVE